The Burkholderia latens genome segment CGCGCGCCCGCCGCCGAAGCCGCCGCCGCCGCGGCGATCCTCGACGTTCATGCTTTCTCTCTCGTCGTCCAGCCTCATTGCCGGCCCCTCCCTGTTCTCGTCGATGGTCCGGCCGCGCGATGCGCAGCCGGGCGACCCGTCGCCGCGACGTTCATCATCGGCCAATGCGATCGATCCGCACCGCGCACGCTCGCGCGGCATGCGCCGATCGCAGCGCCGGCCGCTCCGCTTGCACGACGGAATTGGCCGGGGCCGGCGCGCCGTACGTCGATGCGCGGGCTCGCCCGCGCCTATTTTGCCGGGCTTTTGCGACTTGTCGCAAAAATACGGAGGATAGAGCGATTCGGCGCAGAACATCGTCAGCCTTTGCAAAATGCCGCATCGCATTCATCCGTTCGGCGGATACCGGCGTGCGCGGGCACCGCCTAGAGTGACCGGAAACGTCCCTTCCGGAGAACGACATGACGCACCCTCGCCCTCGTACGATCGCGATCACCGGCGCAGGCACCGGTATCGGCGCCGCGTGCGCACGCCGCTTCGCGGCCCGCGGCGACCGCGTCGTGCTGCTCGGCCGGCGCCGGGCGCCGCTGGACGCGCTCGCCGCCGAACTCGGCGGGCTGGCGCTCGCCGGCGACGCCGCGAACGCGGCCGACTGGGCGCGTTTCCTGCCGGAGATCGCCGCGCGATTCGGCCCCATCGATTCGCTGATCGCCTGCGCGGGCGGCCACGGTCTCGGCCGCGCCGGCGAAACCGGGGACGCGCAATGGCGCGATGCGATCCATGCGAATCTCGACACCGCATTCGCCAGTGCACGCGCGTGCTTGCCTGACCTGATCGCGCAGCGCGGCAGCATCGTGCTGGTCGCGTCGATCGCCGCGCTCGCGGCCGGTCCCGGCGTGTGCGCCTATACGGTCGGCAAGCACGCGTTGCTCGGCCTCGCACGTTCGCTCGCCCGCGACTACGGACCGCACGGCGTGCGCGCGAACGCGGTGTGCCCCGGGTGGGTCCGCACGCCGATGGCCGATGCGGAAATGGCGCCGCTGATGTCCGCATACGGCGATACGCTCGATGCGGCCTATGCACGCGTCAGTGCCGACGTGCCGCTGCGGCGCGCGGCCGATCCGGACGAGATCGCGGCCGTGTGCGCGTTCCTCGCGTCGCCCGACGCGTCGTTCGTCAGCGGCGCGACGCTCGTCGCCGACGGCGGCGCGACGGTCGTCGACGTGCCGACGCTCGCGTTCGACAAGCTGTGACGCCGGCAACCGCACCTATCCGCACGCTGCGTCATGGCGCATGAACGCGCGACGTTCGGCGCGCGGCATCCTGCCCGTCGGCGGTTCGCCCGCGCGTGAGCGGGTGCGCGCTTCGCTACTGTCCCGCGCCCGAAATCCGCTAACATCGACCGATCCCGCCGCAGCGCGGCACGGCCTCACCGTTCGGACTTCGATGAACATCCGGTTCCTGGAAACCTTCGTCTGGCTCGCGAAGCTGGAAAACTTCCGTCTCACCGCCGAGAAACTGCACACGACGCAGGCGGCCGTGTCGAGCCGCATCGCGTCGCTGGAAGAGGCGTTCGACGTGCGGCTGTTCGACCGCAACACGCGCTCGGCCACGCTCACGCCCGCGGGGCGGCGCATGCTCGCGTACGCGGAACGGATCGTGCGGCTCGACAGCGAGATGCGGCGCGATATCGACGCGGCAAGCGACGCGGGCCTGATCCGGATCGGCGTGATCGAATCGATCGTGCACAGCTGGTTTCCGGCGCTGATGGCGCAACTGCGCGAGCGCTATCCGCGCCTCGACGTCGAGATCACGAGCGACACCACGCTGCACCTGATCCGCCTGATGAGTACCGACGGCGTCGACCTGATCCTGCAGACCGATCCTGTGCCGGGCCCCGACTTCACCAATCTGCCGCTGTGCGAATTCCCGGTGCGCTGGGTCGCGAGCCCGCGCGTCGGGCTCGGCGGCAAACGGCTCGGCGTCGCGCAGCTCGCCGCATATCCGATCATCAGCTTCTCGCGCCATTCGGGGCCGCATGCGACGATCGAGCGGCTGTTCGCGGCCGTCGAGCGGCCGGCCAGCATCAACTGCATCACGTCGGTCGCCGCGATGATCCGGCTCGTCGCCGACGGCTTCGGCGTGGCCGCACTGCCGCCCGCGATCATCGGCCGCGAGTTGCACGAAGGCACGCTCGAACTGCTCGACGTCGAACCGGAATTCCCTGCGCTGCCACTCGTCGCGTCGTATCGCACGCAAGGGCTGCCGGTCGCCGCGCGCATCGCGGAGCTGGCGAGCGAAGTGGCGCGCGCAATGCCGGCCGCGGCGGGACAAGTGAAACCGTCGGCGGTGGTAACGGCCGATGCCGGCGTCATCAGCGACACGCGTGCCCGCACGGCGGCCAACACCAACGCAACGGCCGGCACCGTGGCCGCGGCGGCAAAGCGCGCGCCCGCATCCGCACCGCCCGCCGCCGCTGCGAAACGCCGTCCGCGCCGCTCATAAGAAAACCTGTTCACCGCGAATTTGTTTTCTTGTTGGACGGGCGCGCCCCGTCTTCGGGACACTGCAGTTCCTGACACACCGCGTCGCAAGGAACCCGCAATGACCCGCCCTTCCCTTCCGCACGGCCAGCTCTGCGTCTGGACGGACATCGATCCCGCGCACGAAGCCGATTTCAATGCTTGGTACGACCGCGAGCATATGCAGGAGCGTGTCGCGATTCCCGGCTTCACGCATGCGCGGCGGTTTCGCGCAACCGACGGCGGCCCGCGCAAATATCTCGCGCTGTACGTGACGGAGACGCTCGACGTGTTCCGCAGCGACGCGTACCGGCGCGCGTTCACGCAGCAGACCGCGTGGTCGCTCGCGAACTTCGAACGGATGACGGGCACGCAGCGGCGCGTCGGCGACCTGACGCTCGAGGCCGGCGACGGCGAAGGCATCCATCTCGCGCTGTTCGTGGTGCCGCCGGAGCGCATCGACGTGCCGCACCTGCGTGAACGCTTCGACGTGGCGCTGCGCGAACCCGGCATCCATGCGACGCGATTGTTCCGTACCGTGCCGGAACTGTCCGCGCCGATCGGCGCCGATGCGGCCACGCGTCCGGACGCCGATGCGCTCGTGCTGATCGAAGGCAGCGACGCCGCGGCCACGCGCCGCGTCGCCGCAGCAATCGCCGGCCACGGCGACGTGCGCACGTTCGATCTGCTGTGGCGCGCCGCCGCGCCGCTGCCGGCTGCACGTCGCGACGCCGAAGCGGAAGCCGCGGCCGCGGCAGACCTCCCCGGCTGAACCGGAACCCGACGCTGCCGCGCGGCCACATCGGCAACGCTGCGCCCGGCGCATGGCGCCGGGCACCCAGCCGCTCAGGCGCCGTCCGTCATCCCGTCATCCCTTCACGACATGCCCGATACCATGAGCACTCTCGCCCAGCCCGCCGCCCACGCGCCCCGCCGCGTCCGCAACAGCCGACTCGCGACCGCGAGCATGATCGGCACGTCGCTCGAGTGGTACGACTTCACGATCTACAACACGCTCGCGGCACTCGTCTTCAACCATCTGTTCTTTCCGTCGGTCGATCCGCTGGCGGGCACGATTCTCGCGTTTTCGACGTATGCGGTCGGCTACGTGTCGCGTCCGCTCGGCGGTTTCGTGTTCGGCAACCTCGGCGATCGCATCGGCCGGCGCGCGGTGCTGATGCTCACGCTCGTGCTGATGGGCGTGACGACCGCGCTGATGGGCGTGTTGCCAACCTATGCGCAGGCCGGCATCCTGAGCCCGATCCTGCTCGTCGCGCTGCGCTTCGTGCAGGGTGTCGCGCTCGGCGGCGAATGGGCCGGCGCGGTCCTGCTGTCGGTCGAGCACGGCGACCAGAAGCGGCGCGGCTTGTCCGCATCATGGACGCAGATCGGCCCGTCGTTCGGCACGCTGCTCGGCACCGGCTGCATCGCGCTCGTGACGCTGTCCACCACGCCCGGCGACTTCCTGTCGTGGGGCTGGCGCGTGCCGTTCGCGGCGAGCGCGCTGCTCGTCGCGTTCGGCTTCTGGGTGCGGCGCGGCGTCGATGAAACGCCGCAGTTCGAGCAGCTCGCCGAATCGCATGCGACCGCCGACGTGCCCGTCGCCGAAGTGCTGAAGTCCCACTGGCGGCGCCTGCTGATCGCCGGCGGCTCGCGAATCGGCTCCGACGTGCTGTACGCGCTGATCGTCGTGTTTACGCTGACCTACGTGACGACCGTGTTGCACCTGTCGCGCCCCGTCGCGCTGACCGCCGTGATGATCGGCACCGCATGCAACGCGCTCGCCGTGCCGTTCTTCGGCGCGCTGTCGGACCGCCTGGGGCGCCGCCCCGTCTACCTCGGCGGCGCGATCGCGGGAATCGTATGGGCGTTCGTGTTCTTCGTGCTGCTCGATTCCGCGCGGCCGGCGGCGATCGTCGCAGCGGTTGCGATCGGCCTGGTGATCCATGCGGTAATGTACGGCCCGCAAGGCGCGTTCGTCACTGAACAGTTTCCGACGCGTGTGCGTTACGCAGGTTCGTCGCTGGCGTACACGCTCGCCGGCATCGTTGGCGGCGGGTTCGCGCCGCTCGTGATCGCGGCGCTGTTCCGCCAGACCGGAACGACGACGGCCGTGTCGCTGTACGTGACCGCCGCACTCGTCGTGACGTCGATCGCACTGCTCGCAGCGCGCGAGACCGCGCATCGGCCGCTCGCCGATTGAGCGTTGCGGCAGCCGCTCCTCATTCATTCGCACTTCAAACGGATACCTGCATGCAAACCCTGTCGTTCAACGTGATGCTCGTGCACGACGCGCCGGCCGCCGTCGACGTCGACATCGAACGCGTCGTGATCGCCGGCTGGGCCGGTCGCGACCCGGCGGCGATCCGCGCACACATCGACGAACTCGCGGCGCTCGGTGTCGCGCCGCCATCGACCACACCGTGCTTTTATCGCGTGTCGTCCGCGCTGCTCAGTCAGGCGGCGTCGATCGGCGTGCTCGGCGCGCGCTCGGGCGGCGAGATCGAATGCGTGTCGATCGACAGCTCGATCGGCACGCTGGTCACGGTCGGCTCCGATCATACGGATCGGGAAGTCGAGGCCTACGGCGTCGCTGTATCGAAACAGGTATGCGCGAAGCCGCTCGGCCGCGACGCGTGGCGCCATGCGGATGTCGCCGATCACTGGGACGCGCTGGAAATGCGTTCGTGGCTCGTCAAACGCGACGGCGAGCGCATCGCTTACCAGCACGGCGCAGTCAGCGCATTGCTGGCTCCCGAAGCGCTGTGGCAGCGCTTCGACGACCGGCGCACGATGCCCGCACGCTGCGCGATGTTCGGCGGCACCGTTGCCGTGCACGGCGCGATCGCGACGATGGACGACGGTGATGCGTTCGAGATGGAATTGCACGATCCGGTGCTCGGCCGCAGCCTGCGGCACCGGTATGCAGTCGACGTGCTGCCCGTCGTGGCATGACGCACGCTGGCGCGCGTCCGGCGATCGGCGGAATGTGGCGCGCCCGCGCCTGCGGCGCATCTCCGCCGTCCGACGCGACGGCCGCCGTCACGGCAAGCAGCCGAGCCCGGCCAGCGTCGTCTCGACCGCCGCGTCGAGCGGCGTCAGCGGCTCGCGCCCCAGCTCCGCCGTCAAGCGCGCGTTGTCCATGCGCTGCGGCTCACGCCACAGATAGCGCATTTCGAGCATCTCGCGCATCGTCGTGACGAACGGCGCGGCCGCCCACACGAGCCACCACGGAAACCGCCGCACCGCCGGCTGCATCCCGTGCCGCTGCGCGACGCGGCGCACGGCTTGTGCCATCTGCGTGCCGTCCGCGTCCCAGTGGCCGCCGAAATGGAAACGCGCGAACGGTTCCAGCGTCGCGCGCCGCTCGACCAGCGCGACCATCGTACGCGCGACGTCCGGCAGGTACGCCCATTGGTGGCCGATGCCCGGCCGCCCCGGCACGCTGATGGCCGCGACGGGCCGCCCCGCCTTGACCAGCCCCTGCCCGAACCAGTTGTTGCCCGCGTGCGCACCGAAGAAGTCACCGGCCCGCACGATGATCGTCCGCACGCCGAGCGCGGTCGCCGCCTGCAACCGCCGTTCCATCTCGACACGGATCGCGCCCTTGCGCGTCACCGGATGCTGCGGCGCATCTTCGTGCAGCACCGGAAACGCGTCGGGCCCGAAGTTGTAGATCGTCCCGGGCAGCACGACAGTCGCCTGTGCGTGCGTCGCCGCCGCGATCGTGTTGTCGAGCATCGGCAGCACCTGCGTCGACCAGTTCCGGTAGCCGGGCGGGTTCACCGCATGCACGATCACGCTGCAGCCGCGCGCCGCGCGGACCACCGCTTCGCGGTCCAGCGCATCGCCGCGCATCCAGGCGATGCCGTCGCGCTCGACCGCGTCGGCGTCGAGCCCGCGTTTGAGTGCGCGAACCTGCCAACCGGCGTCGCGCAATTGACGCGCGACCTCGCCGCCAATGCCTCCGCTCGCGCCAAGCACGAGTGCCTGTCGTTGCGTCCCGTCTGCGTTCGCCGTCATTGCAATCCTCCGTGAATGGACCGTTGTCAGCACGCATTCTGGCAGTTTGCGCCCTACTCATAAATTGCCGAACATAGTCGATCTGCTATACATTTATGTATGACCATCGATCTGAGCTGGGAACGCTACCGCACCTTTCTGGCCGTACTCACAGAAGGCTCGCTGTCGGGCGCCGCGCGCGCGCTCGGCATTACGCAGCCGACCGCCGGGCGCCACGTCGCGGCGCTCGAAGCCGCGTTCGGGCAGACACTGTTCACCCGGTCGCCGTCGGGACTGCTGCCGACCGAGGCGGCGCTTGCGCTGCGCGGCCATGCGGAGGCGCTGCGCAGCGCGGCCGCCGCGTTCGAGCGCGCGGCCGCGAGCCATGGCGCAGGCGTGCGCGGCACGGTGCGGATTTCGGCGAGCGACGTGATCGCAGTCGAGGTGCTGCCGCCGATACTCGCGCAGCTGCGGCGCGACCATCCCGGGGTCGTAATCGAGCTGGTCGCGACCGACCGCGTTCAGGACGTGCTCAATCGCGAAGCCGACATCGCGGTGCGGATGGCGTCGCCGGCGCAGGAAGCGCTCATCGCGCGACGCGTCGGCGCAATCGACGTCGGGCTGCATGCGCGCGACGACTATCTCGCGCGCACCGGCACGCCTGCAACGCTCGACGAACTCGCGCATCACGCGCTAATCGGTTTCGATACGGTGACGCCGTTCATCCGTTCAGCCGCGCGCGGGATGCCGTTCTGGAAGCGCGATGCGTTCGCGTTGCGCACCGACAGCAATCTCGCGCATCTCGCGATGATTCGCGCGGGCTACGGAATCGGCTTCTGCCAGAACCGGCTCGCGCAACGCGATGCGCGGCTCGTGCGCGTGCTGCCGGACGAACTGGCGATGGCACTGGAAACCTGGATCGTCATGCACGAGGATTTGCGCACGAGCCCGCGTTGCCGGGCCGTGTTCGATGCGCTGGCGAACGGGCTGCGCGCGTATGCAGAAGGGACCGCCGAGTAGGCCGCTCGCTACACCGCTTGCGTCGATTGCCGCGGCGCGCTGTTCGCAGCGCTTGCCGGCGAACGGGATGTCGGCGATGCGGCGCCACGGATTGTCGGGCTGATCGTGGCAATGCAGGGCGTCTTCCGGCGCGTCGGCCCAGTCGACCATCGCCTCCTCATACTCGCCGATCGCGCGATTTTCCTGGCCGAGCGCGGAACTCGCATGCGGCGACTGCGGCGCGTCGGCCAGCGAG includes the following:
- a CDS encoding DUF4286 family protein, with the translated sequence MTRPSLPHGQLCVWTDIDPAHEADFNAWYDREHMQERVAIPGFTHARRFRATDGGPRKYLALYVTETLDVFRSDAYRRAFTQQTAWSLANFERMTGTQRRVGDLTLEAGDGEGIHLALFVVPPERIDVPHLRERFDVALREPGIHATRLFRTVPELSAPIGADAATRPDADALVLIEGSDAAATRRVAAAIAGHGDVRTFDLLWRAAAPLPAARRDAEAEAAAAADLPG
- a CDS encoding DUF2848 domain-containing protein translates to MQTLSFNVMLVHDAPAAVDVDIERVVIAGWAGRDPAAIRAHIDELAALGVAPPSTTPCFYRVSSALLSQAASIGVLGARSGGEIECVSIDSSIGTLVTVGSDHTDREVEAYGVAVSKQVCAKPLGRDAWRHADVADHWDALEMRSWLVKRDGERIAYQHGAVSALLAPEALWQRFDDRRTMPARCAMFGGTVAVHGAIATMDDGDAFEMELHDPVLGRSLRHRYAVDVLPVVA
- a CDS encoding LysR family transcriptional regulator → MNIRFLETFVWLAKLENFRLTAEKLHTTQAAVSSRIASLEEAFDVRLFDRNTRSATLTPAGRRMLAYAERIVRLDSEMRRDIDAASDAGLIRIGVIESIVHSWFPALMAQLRERYPRLDVEITSDTTLHLIRLMSTDGVDLILQTDPVPGPDFTNLPLCEFPVRWVASPRVGLGGKRLGVAQLAAYPIISFSRHSGPHATIERLFAAVERPASINCITSVAAMIRLVADGFGVAALPPAIIGRELHEGTLELLDVEPEFPALPLVASYRTQGLPVAARIAELASEVARAMPAAAGQVKPSAVVTADAGVISDTRARTAANTNATAGTVAAAAKRAPASAPPAAAAKRRPRRS
- a CDS encoding LysR family transcriptional regulator, yielding MTIDLSWERYRTFLAVLTEGSLSGAARALGITQPTAGRHVAALEAAFGQTLFTRSPSGLLPTEAALALRGHAEALRSAAAAFERAAASHGAGVRGTVRISASDVIAVEVLPPILAQLRRDHPGVVIELVATDRVQDVLNREADIAVRMASPAQEALIARRVGAIDVGLHARDDYLARTGTPATLDELAHHALIGFDTVTPFIRSAARGMPFWKRDAFALRTDSNLAHLAMIRAGYGIGFCQNRLAQRDARLVRVLPDELAMALETWIVMHEDLRTSPRCRAVFDALANGLRAYAEGTAE
- a CDS encoding NAD-dependent epimerase/dehydratase family protein; the encoded protein is MTANADGTQRQALVLGASGGIGGEVARQLRDAGWQVRALKRGLDADAVERDGIAWMRGDALDREAVVRAARGCSVIVHAVNPPGYRNWSTQVLPMLDNTIAAATHAQATVVLPGTIYNFGPDAFPVLHEDAPQHPVTRKGAIRVEMERRLQAATALGVRTIIVRAGDFFGAHAGNNWFGQGLVKAGRPVAAISVPGRPGIGHQWAYLPDVARTMVALVERRATLEPFARFHFGGHWDADGTQMAQAVRRVAQRHGMQPAVRRFPWWLVWAAAPFVTTMREMLEMRYLWREPQRMDNARLTAELGREPLTPLDAAVETTLAGLGCLP
- a CDS encoding MFS transporter — translated: MPDTMSTLAQPAAHAPRRVRNSRLATASMIGTSLEWYDFTIYNTLAALVFNHLFFPSVDPLAGTILAFSTYAVGYVSRPLGGFVFGNLGDRIGRRAVLMLTLVLMGVTTALMGVLPTYAQAGILSPILLVALRFVQGVALGGEWAGAVLLSVEHGDQKRRGLSASWTQIGPSFGTLLGTGCIALVTLSTTPGDFLSWGWRVPFAASALLVAFGFWVRRGVDETPQFEQLAESHATADVPVAEVLKSHWRRLLIAGGSRIGSDVLYALIVVFTLTYVTTVLHLSRPVALTAVMIGTACNALAVPFFGALSDRLGRRPVYLGGAIAGIVWAFVFFVLLDSARPAAIVAAVAIGLVIHAVMYGPQGAFVTEQFPTRVRYAGSSLAYTLAGIVGGGFAPLVIAALFRQTGTTTAVSLYVTAALVVTSIALLAARETAHRPLAD
- a CDS encoding SDR family NAD(P)-dependent oxidoreductase, with the translated sequence MTHPRPRTIAITGAGTGIGAACARRFAARGDRVVLLGRRRAPLDALAAELGGLALAGDAANAADWARFLPEIAARFGPIDSLIACAGGHGLGRAGETGDAQWRDAIHANLDTAFASARACLPDLIAQRGSIVLVASIAALAAGPGVCAYTVGKHALLGLARSLARDYGPHGVRANAVCPGWVRTPMADAEMAPLMSAYGDTLDAAYARVSADVPLRRAADPDEIAAVCAFLASPDASFVSGATLVADGGATVVDVPTLAFDKL